CCCGGTCGCGACGAGGACGGCCGCGAGGGTGGCGGCCGTGACTGTCCGGACTGAGTGCATGGAACCTCCCCGATCGACGTCGGACGAGACGTCAAGGTCGTGTGCGAGGTCCCAGAGTTACATACCGGATATGCCCTTAGGCACTTCGAAACACGGGGCAAAATAGACACTTTGCCGTCGCAAGATCAACAATTAGTGATGCGACGGCGACACGACTGGCTGATGGCCGCCGAGCCAGGGGACCACGTCGGTGTCACCGAGGGGGTGGGAGAAGAGGAAACCCTGCCCGAACCCGCAGCCCAGATCACCCAGCAGGTTGCGATCGACAACCGTCTCGATGCCTTCCGCCACCACATCCAGGTCGAGAGTGTGTGCCAGGCGAATGATCCCGTCCACCAGCGACCGCTGCCGGCGCGAGTCCGCGATCTCGGCGGTGAACGAACGGTCGATCTTGAGAACGTCGATCGGTAGCTGACGCAGGTAGCCCAGCGCGGAGAAGCCGGTGCCGAAATCGTCGATCGCCATCCGGACCCCGAGCTCCCGCAAGCGCGCCAGATCAGCCCAGATGTGATCGTCGGAGCCCAGCAGCAGACTCTCGGTGAGTTCCAACATCACCAGGCTGGGATCCAACCGGGCAGCGGCGAGCTCCCGCTGGACCTTCCCGATGAAGCCGGTACCTCGGAACTGCCGGGCCGACACGTTGACACTCACGTACGGCACCCGGCCGGACGACGGGCACGCCGGCCAGCGCGTCGCCGCCGCGATCGCCCGACCCAGCACCCAGTCGCCGATCGGCTCGATCAGACCGGTCTCCTCCGCCAGCTCGATGAACTGCACCGGCTGCAGCAGCCCCAGCGTCGGATGCCGCCAACGCAGCAGCGCCTCCAGACCGACCGCGTCACCGGTGGCCAGATCGACGATCGGCTGGTACTCGATTGCGAAGTCCGTTTCCGGCACCGCCCGCTCCAGCGCGGCCCGCAACTCCATCCGGCGGACCAGGCTGACGTGCAACGCCGGCTGATAGCGCCGCCACCGCCCCTTGCCGGCCCGCTTCGCCACATACAGCGCCAGGTCGGCGTGGCGGAGCAGTTCCTCGGTGCCGGTCGCGTCGACGGTCGTCGCCACGCCGACGGTGACCGCCCCGCCGACCACCCGGTCGGCCAGACGGAACGGCTCGGCGAACGCGGCCACCACCCGCTCGGCGATCCGCTCGACCACCGTCGGGTCGGCCGCGTCGTCGATCAACGCGGCGAACTCGTCGCCGCCCAGTCGCGCGACGGCGTCGGCCGAGCCCAAGGTGACGGCCAACCGGTTGGCGACGGCGATCAGCAGCTCGTCACCGGCCGCGTGGCCCATCGTGTCGTTGACCACCTTGAAGTCGTCCAGATCGATGAAGAGCACCCCGACGTCGTGGCTCCCCCGCTGGGCCCGGACCACCGCCTGCTGGACCCGGTCGTGAAACAACACCCGGTTGGCCAGCCCGGTCAGCGAATCGTGGAACGCCCGATGCGTCAACTCCCGCTCCAGCCGCCGCCGTTCGGTGACGTCCCGCAACGTGATCACCAGTCCCCGTACGGTCCGGTCGGTGCGCAAGTCCCGACAACGCACCTCGACCTGGACCACGCCGCCGTCGGCGTGCCGCAACCGCCAGTCCTCCCAGTCACGCGGCTCGCCGGACGAGCGGACCAGGCCGAGCCCTTCGGCGACCCGCTCCCAGTCGTCCGGATCCACCAGATCGGCAACGGTCGTCCCGGCCGGTGCCGTACGGCCGAGCACCGTCTCGATCGCGGGACTGGCGTAACCGATCCGGTCGCCGTCGTCGACGATCAGGATGACGTCGGAACTGTGCTGCACCAGGGTCCGAAAGTACGCCTCGGCGTCCCGTCGGTTGATCTCGTCACCGAGCCGCACCCGTTCCAGGGCCATCGCGGCCTGACCCGCCAGCACCTCGATCGCGTCGCGCAACACCCCGAGTACGGCAGTCTCCGCCGACACCAGCAGCACACCGGCCCGGGGACCAGCGCCCGGAACACCGGAGCCGGCGCCAGCGCCAGCGGCAGGACCGGGCCATCGGCCGACGGCACCCGATCCGGCGTCGGGCAGGGTGCCGCGTCCGGCGCTCAGGCCGTCGGACACGCCGCGCCCGGCGATCAGGCCGCCGGCCGGTCGGCGACCGTTGACCCGGGCATCGTCGACCGGCGGGCCGGCGGGCCGGCGTTCCGGCAACACCAGTGGGCAGAGCAGAGCGAACGGGAACGCCCCCAGCTGCCGGGCCAGGACCGGCGCGAGCGCCGGACGCCGCAGCAGACGGGTCCGCCGTACCGCGATCGTCGACGGGGTCAAGGTGCCGGACGCGGTCGCCGGGACCGCCGGACCCCAGATGCTGCTCGCCAACGCCGGCACCCCGCCGGACCGGTTGAGCACCAGCACGATCCGATGCTCGACGCCCTCCGGCATGATCCGCGCCACACCGGCCCGGACGGCCCGATCCACCTCGCCGACGTCGGCAGCGGACACCAACGCCGCGCACGCGTCGCGCAGACCCTGCTCCCGCCGTACGGTCTGCCGATGTGCCGCGAGGACGTCGCCGAACCGGCTGAGGACCAACGCGAACACCACAGCAGAGGTGATCGCGAGCATGGCACCGTCGCGGACCCGGCCGGTCATCGCCTCGACCAGCAGAATCGCCGGGGCGATCATCGTGGCGAGGATCAGCAGCACCGCCCAGGGCCGGCTGACCTTGCTCTGTTCCACGTCCAAGGGCTCGGACAGATCCGCCATCGACGGATGCAGGCCGGCCGCTCCCCAGCTCGCGTAGAGCAGCAGCCAGCCTGATTCGATCGGCCCGCCCGGCTGCCACTGTGCTCCGAGCGTGATCAGTCCGTAGAGGACGTCCGAGACCAACATCCCGGCCGCGCCGGTGATCAGCAGCAACAGCGCCGGGGTACGGGGGTTCGTCGCGAACAGCCGGATCATCACCGCCAGGATCAGCAGATCGCCGAGGGCGTACGCGGCCAGCAAGGACCGCTGCGCCTGGCTGAGCCCGGGCGCGGTGATGTACGGCCCGACGAGGAAGATCCAGGCGAGCAACGCGGCGGTGCAGAGGAACGTGAGGACGTCGAGCAGTCGGGCTCGGTCACCGATCACGCGTGCGCCCCGGGTGAGGCTGAACAGCCCGACCGCGGCCAGGACGAATACCACCAGATAACAAAGTTCCGTAAAAATCGAATCCGGAAATACGGCATACGCCGTGTCACCGGCCGCGAGAGTGACCACTGCGGCGGCCAGGCACCACCAGGCAAGCACCCGCTTCGGCCGGTACCGCCGGATGCCGAATACGATGCCGACGCCGCCGAGCACCCCGAGCGCCGGCCAGATGAACGGATGCCAGGCCGGTGCGGCGAACACCCCGGCCGACAGGACGATCATCACGATGGCGTACCCGCTGATGCGTTTCCGGACCGACACAAGCCTCCCCTCAGGCCACGTGCTGGATGACCGTCGGGCGCGGACGGCACGCCAGGCGGCGTCCAATCCGCCTACCGACGGAGGACGACACATCCACCGCTCGGTTTACCAGTCGGAGAAGCACTTTGCCATACCTCTGCCGGACAATGGTCACCGACGATGAGTTGCCGGTGTGGGCGGCAATTGTGGATCGGACCCGCCACGGCGGCCGGACAGTACGGTTCACCAGGGCGGACGAATAGCGCGCCGTCGCCGCCGGGTCAGCGTGTTCCGTCGAGCACCGTCGGCGGGCTGATCGCGAAGCGGGCCTCGACCACGGCGTGCACGGTCTGCACCTGCGGGTCGAGGTCGATCTCGGGAACCTCGCCCGGGGCCATCTCCATCGCGCCGAAACCACGGGCTGCACCGCGCAGCATCATCGGCTGGGGAGCGGACATGCCATGGTCGGCGAGCTCGATCAGCCCGGTCACCTCGGCGCCGAGAGCCAAGGCGTACTCCCGCGCCCGGCTGATCGCTTCGTCGATCGCCGCCCGACGGGCCTGTGCCAGGGCCGGACTGTCCGGGCGCAACGCCCACCACGGACCGCTGATCCGGGTCTGATCCTGGTCGGCGAGGCGGAGCATCAACTCACCGAGCACAGTGAAGTCGACCACCGTGACGGTGGTGCCGACGCTGGCGTGGTAGGCGCTGACCCGCTCACTCGAGCGCTTCAGCTCAGGCCGTACCAGCAGGCTGCCGGTCTCCCGGCGCTCGATCGCCGGTCCGTAACCGTCGATCAGGGACCGAACGGCGTCGCCGCGCTCCGCGAGGCGGGCCAGAGTGCCCGGTCGGTCCTTGCCCCGGGCGGTCACGGTGACGCTGAACCGGGCGAGTTCGGGCGGGACCTCGCGGGTCGTCTCACCCCGTACCGCCAGAACGGGGGCGACCTGCGCGCGGCCACCCGGCCGGTCGCTGGACACCGACCGGTCACCGGATACCGATTGGTCGCCGCGGCTCACGCTGTCATCCGCCATGTCAGCCAGCCTACGGCCGGCCGCCGATCCGAGCCATCCCAGCGGACCGACCACTGCCGGCCCGACCACGTCGACCCGCCGGTCCCCGTGGCCGGGACCGTGCCACTCGACCGTGCTACGGGACCGGGCTATCCGAGCCGCGCGACCGCAGCCGCGACCCGCTCGTCGCTCGCCGTCAGAGCGACCCGCACCTGGTGTTGACCCGCTGGGCCGTAGAACGATCCAGGAGCGACGAGGATGCCGCGGCTGGCGAACCAGTCCACCGTCGACCAGCAGTCCTCGTCGCGACCTGTCCAGAGATAGAGGCCGGCGGCGGAGTGGGTGACGGTGAAACCAGCACCGGTCAGGGCCGCGCGCAGCCGATCTCGCCGGGCGGCGTACCGGGCACGTTGATCCCGTACGTGGTCCTCGTCACCGAGGGCGGCGATCATCGCGGCCTGCACCGGTGCCGGCACGATCAGCCCCGCGTGCTTCCGGATCGCCAGCAGCTCCCGCACGATCCGCTCGTCACCGGCGACGAACCCGGCCCGGTAGCCGGCCAGGTTGCTGCGCTTGGAGAGCGAATGCACCGCGATCAGTCCGCTCAGGTCCCCGCCGTTGACCTGGTCGGAGAGGATGGACACCGGCTGTTCCTCCCAGCCGAGGCAGTGGTAGCACTCGTCACTGGCCACCACCGCGCCCCGCTCCCGGGCCCAGGCGACCACCTTGCGCAGATGCGCGACGGGCAGCACCTGCCCGGTGGGATTGCTCGGCGAGTTGACCCAGACCAGCCGGACGCGGCTGGTCGGACCGATCGCGGTCAGCGAGTCGGTCCGCACCACGTCGGCACCGGCCAGTCGCGCGCCCACCTCGTAGGTCGGATAGCAGACCTGCGGAATCACCACGGCGTCGCCGGATCCGAGCCCCAGCAGGGCGGGCAAACCGGCGACGAGTTCCTTGGAGCCGATCGTCGGGAGTACCCCGAGACCGTCGGTCGGGGCGTCGCACCAGCAGACGCACCAGTCCCGTACGGCCGCCCGCAACTGTGGCGAGCCGGCGGTCATCGGGTAGCCGGGGGTGTCCGAGGACGCCCGCAACGCCTCCTGGACGGTGGCGGGCACCGGGTCGACCGGGGTACCCACCGAAAGGTCGACGATCCCGTCGGGATGCCGTGCCGCGAGCGTCTTGGCCGGCTCCAACAGGTCCCACGGGAAATCCGGCAGGTCAGCGGAGCGGGCCCGGCGACGGGACCGGTCGGCTTCGCCGACCGGACCGACCGCCAGACCCGCTCTACCGGCAGTCAGTGTGCATCTCCGCGAGGCGGCTGGGCGGCGACGAACGGCGTGTCCTTCTCCACCTTGCCGATCTTGGAAGCACCGCCGGGGGACCCGAGATCCTCGAAGAACTCGTAGTTGGCGGTGGTGTAGTCCTTCCACTGCTCCGGCACGTCGTCCTCGTAGAAAATCGCCTCGACCGGACAGACCGGTTCGCAGGCACCGCAGTCGACGCACTCATCGGGGTGGATGTAGAGCATCCGATTGCCCTCGTAGATGCAATCGACCGGGCACTCCTCGATGCATGCCTTGTCGAGAACATCGACGCACGGCTCGGCGATGATGTAGGTCACTGGCCTTCCTCTCCGCACGACATGCCGCGATCGCCCGCGGCAGTTCGAGCCTAGTATCTCGCCGGAGAGGGGGTGGATCGTGCTCCGGCCACAGGATGTGGGACGCCGCGTGGTAGTCCGCAAGATTATAGGTGTCGGCGCGGGCCGTCCGCGCTACACCGATCATCTCGGCCTGCTCGCCGAGATGACCGAGACAGAGCTCACGGTCCTGACCCGGCACGGCCCGCGCCAGGTGCCGTTGACCGAGGTGCACCGCAGCAAGATCGTGCCCGCCTCGGCCAGCACCTCGGCCCGCCAGGCCGCCAGCCGGGACGCCGCCCGGGTCACCCGGTTGGAGCTGGTGGCCAACGAAGCGTGGCCCGCGCCGGAACAGCACCGCCTCGGCGACTGGCTACTGCGGGCGGCGGACGGGTGGACCGGACGGGCCAACTCGGCGCTGCCGCTCGGCGACCCCGGCCGACCGTTGCCGGCCGCGATCGACGCGGTCCGGACCTGGTACGCCGAGCGCGGGCTCCCACCGCAGTTCAACGTACCGCTGCCGGCCGCCGCGCCGGTCGCCGAGGAACTCGCCCGTGGCGGCGGGTGGCGGACCCGGCCGCTGGTGCTGGTGCAGACGGCGCCGCTGGCCGAATTGGTGGCCCGCGCCACCGAACGACCCGACCTGCCGGCGGTACGGCTCGACCCGCGACCATCGGCGGGATGGCTCGCTCTGGCCACCGCCAGCAAGTCCCCCACCCGGCCCGACGCCGCCACCCCGGCTGCCGCCGGCCCGGCCGGCACCACCTCCACCGGCACTACCGGTGGCACCGGTGCCACCGGAGACTCGGTCACGCTGCCGGCGGCGGCACGCCATCTGCTCACGACAGGCAACTCGGTGCGGTTCGCACACCTGGCCGACGGCGACGACCTGCTGGCCATCGCCCGTGCCTCGCTCAGCGCCGACGGCCACTGGTGCGCGGTGCTCCTGGTGGAGGTGGTGCCGTCGGCACGTCGTCGCGGCCTGGCGACGCACCTACTGCGGGCGATCGCGCACTGGGCCGGACACGAGATGGGTGCCCGGACCGCGTTTCTGCAGGTCGAGCAGCGCAACCCGGCGACCGAGCTCTACCGTCGGCTCGGCTTCACCACGCACCACGCGTACCTGCCCTGGCAGGCGGTCAGCGACGGACCACTCGACGCGGCTTGCTGAGTTTGGTCTCCGCGTACCGCTTCAGCGACTGCGACCGGTAGTCCCAGCCGAGCGCGGTGAGCAGCAGATAGCCGATCACGATCCCGCCCAGCGAGAAACCGAGATAGAGCCATACCTGGGAGAAGAACGCCCCGGCCCCGTTGGAAAACGCGTGGTCACCGCTGACGAACGGCCCGACGAAGATCGTCAACACCAGCGCGGCGAGCACCGTCGCGGCGAGGTCGCCGCTCCACCGGTCGACCGGGCTACGCCGGCCCCAGACGAACGCGACCGAACCGAGAACGACCGCGATGACGGCGAACATCGCCAACGAGAGCCGATCCTGCACCTCGCTGTCCGTATCGAACGCGAACCGGGTGATCAGCCTCGCCACCACGTTGACCGCGAACAGTGCCACCGCGAGCACACCGACCGGCAGCCATCGCTGCCTCATCGCTACCTCCGATCAGATGCACACCGAAAGACCGCACAGACTCACACCGAGAACGTCGATCGGTTCGACGTACCGAAATTCTAGGGAGTCAACGACGGTCGCGTCAGCTCCCACCGGTCGGTCCGATCCCACCGGTCGGTCCGATCCCGCCGTCCGATCCGGGCGGTGACGGCGGCGTACGCCGAGCCGCCGCCGGCTGGGACAGGATCATGCGGAACGCGATCACGGCGTAGGCGATCGCCCCCGCGAAGATCACCGCGAACCCGACCCAGTTGTTCCCCGCCAGCAGGATGTCCCCCTCGGTGGTCCCACCGGCCGCCAGCACCATCACCGCGAACCAGGCCGCCGCCGGCAACGCCAACGCCCACCGGGCACCGACCACCCGGACCGCGAACCAGCTGAGCCCCACGTTGGTGACCACCGCGATCAGGACCGAGACTCCCACCAGGTGTCCACCGACCCGTACGGTGGCCAGCAGCAACTCCAGGACGGCGGCGAGCAACGCCGCGACGGTGGCGAGCACGCCGCCGACGGTGCGCAGCCCCAGATCGACGAACCGGCGCCAGCGGGCCGGCGCCGACGGCTCGGCCACCGGCACCATGTCCTCCACCGCCGTCAGCTGGTCGGACGTCCCAGGCCAGGTCACCGAAGCGGCGCTCCAGCGACCGACGGGCCGGAACCCGGCGGACCGACGAGGGGTACGCCAGCGAACAGGTCGCTTTCCCAGCCGTACGGCCCGGCGCCCGGCCCACGGTCGCCGTAACCGAGGGTGAAGTATTCCACGCCCATGAACTCGCCGCCGAAGTTACCGGCGATCGAGTAGAGCCAGGAGCTGTCCGGGATCTGCGTGGCATGCGCGCGCATCGCGGCGACCTTCGCGGCGTACTCTTCGGTGCCGTCGATCCGCGCGGCGATTTCCGGGTCGGGCGTCCCGAACGGCAGGTCGTCGGCCGTCTCGACACCGGCGAACGGGTTGTTGGCGGCCCCCCGGAACGCGTCGATGCCGGCGGCGAGAACGCTCTTGGGCATCGCCGTCCAATAGATCTTGGCAGGTCCGAACCCGGCTGCGGCGGCCAGTTCAGCGGCCCGCATGGTCACCCGGTGCGCCTGGATGTGGTCCGGGTGCCCGTAGAACCCGTTGTCGTCGTAGGTGATCACCACCTGGGGCTGGAGCTCTCGCATCACGTCGAGCAGGTATCCGGCCGCTTCGTCGAGATCGGCCTGCCAGAACGCCCGAGGATGGTCGTTGGTGGGCAGCCCCATCATGCCGGAGTCCCGGTAACGGCCGGCCTCGCCCAGGAACCGGTGGTCGGCCACGCCAAGCGCCGCGCAGGCCGCCGCCAGCTCGGCGATCCGGTAGCCGCCCAACTGGTCGGCCTGCCCGGCGGCGATCCCGGCCAACGCCGGGACGTGCACCTCGCCCTCCTCACCGAGGGTGCAGGTGACCAGGGTGACGTGGGCACCGGCGGCGGCGTAACGGGCCATCGTGGCACCGGTACCGATCACCTCATCGTCAGGATGTGCGTGCACCAGCAGAAGCCGTCGAGCGGCGAGGTCGGTCACCCGGGCAACTTTACGCCGGATGGGCATCCACTCGAATTACCGGTCCCATCGCTGAACAGCCGGTTCTACGATCCGGGAGTGGAGTTTCCGGAGCTAGCCGCTCGTACCAGTGGATTCACCCGTGGCGCGCCACGGGCGGTGACGGTCGGCACCGACGGCGCGCGAGTGGTGTTCCTCCGTTCCGGCGGGCCGCAGGATCCCGCCGACCGACTGTGGTCGCTTGACACCCGTACCGGCGAGGAACGCCAGATCGCCGACCCGGCCCGGCTGCTCGCCGGCCGGGACCACCGCTCCGCGGCACCGCACACCGGCGTGGGGATCGACCGGTACGCCACCGACGCGGCCGCCCGGGTCGCCAGTTTCACCCTGGCCGGCCGACTGTTCCAGGCGGATCTGATCAACGGTGACGTGGTCGAGGTATCGGCGGTCGGCACCGTCACCGACCCTCGGCCGGACCCGACCGGCCGACGGATCGCGTACGTGTCGAACAGTTCGGACCTCCCGGACCGGTCGCCCGCATCGGACCGGTCGCACACCGTGGACCGGTCGCACACCGTGGACCGTGCCGTGCCCGCCGGGGACCCGTGGGGTGATCCGGCACCCGGACGGCTGCGGGTGGTGCACCCCGACGGCACCGACACGCTGCTCGCCGGCGAGGACGGCGACATCGTCTGGGCGGTGGCCGACCCGGTGGCCCGGCAGTTCGGTCGTGACCGGGGCTACTGGTGGTCCCCGGACGGCGCGAGCATCCTCGCCACCCGGGTGGACCAGTCCCGACTGCCGCGGTGGCACCTCGACGACCCGGCCAGCCCGCGACGGGCACCGCGAAACCGGGCGTACCCCTTCTGCGGTGGCCCGAACGCCGAGGTCACCCTGCACCTGCTCGACCTCGACGGCGGCTGGGTCGACGTGCACTGGGACCGGGAAACCTATCCCTATCTGGTGTCGGTCGACTGGTCCGACAACGGGCCGTTGATCACCGTACTGCGCCGGCTGCAACAGCACGGCCTGGTGCTCTCCATCGACCCGCGCACCGGCGAGACGCAGGTACACGCCGAACTGGCCGACCCCCGATGGGTGGAGCCGATCCCCGGCACCCCCTGCTATCTGCCCGACGGCCGGGTGCTGGTCGGCGGCGAACTCGCCCACGACGGGTACGACGCCCGCTGCCTGTTCGCCGACGGCACCCTGCTCACCCCGGCCGCGCTGTACGTACGCCGGGTCGTCGGTCGGCTACCCGGCCGGCACACCACCCCAGACCTCCTGGTCGAGGCGAGCGAGGGCGAACCGAGCGAGCAGCATCTCTACCGGGTCCGCACCGCCGCCGGTTCCAGCGGACTGGACGCCACCCGGATCACCACCAATCCCGGTTGGCACCACGGCGCCGTCGGCGGCGACGTGCTCGCGGTGGGTGCCGCCGCGCTCGACCACCACGGCGTGCGCTGGACCACTTGGCGGGACGGCACCGAGATCGGCGTCCTCAGGTCGCTGGCCGCCGCCCCGACGGTCACCCCGCGACCGGCGTTGGAGCGGGTCACCGACCGGCGGCTGCCCAGCGCCGTGCTGTATCCGCAGACGCACGTCGCCGGTCGACGGCTGCCGGTGCTGCTGGAGACGCACGGCGGGCCGGGCCACCAGCAGGTCCGCGCGGAGCAAACCAGTTGGCTGGCCCGACAGTGGTGGGCCGATGCCGGGTTCGCGGTGGTCTGCGTCGACAACCGGGGTACGCCGGGAGTGGCACCCAGCTTCGAGAAGGTGGTGCACCGGCGGCTCGCCGACGTACTGCTGGCCGATCAGGTGGACGCGTTGACCGCGCTCGCCGAGAAGCACCCGGATCTGGATCTCGGTCGGGTGGTGGTCCGTGGTCGTGGCTTCGGCGGCTGGCTCGCCACGCTGGCCGTGCTGCGCCGCCCGGAACTGTTCCGGGCGGCCGTGGCGGAAAGCCCGATCGCCGACTGGGAGTTGGCGGCCACCGCGTACGCCGAGCGTTACCTGGGTCTGCCCGAGGAGGGCGGGGAGATCTACCCGCACCACAGCCTGGTCGAATCGGCGACGGAGCCGGTGTCCGGCCCGCACCGGCCGCTGCTGCTGGTGCACCAACTCCTCGATCAGCAGACGCCGGCGGCGCACACCCTGCGGTTGTCGGCGGCGCTGCTGGCCGCCGGCCGGCCGCACGGGGTGCTACCGCTGGCCACCGGCGTCGGTCCGGACGCCGCCGAGGTCCTCCGGCTCGAGTTGGAGTTCCTTCAGCTCGCGTCGTGACGAGCTCGCGTCGTGACGGCCGGTTCCGCCGCGCCTGGCTGACCGGATTTGGCCCAGATCGACGGCTGCGACTCGTGAGGTGGCGTCGCATAGGGTCGAGCCCATGACGCACTTCGAGGTGGCCACCGCCGCGGTGCAGGCGGCCCTGGACGCGGGGGCGCGCTACGCGGATGCCCGGGTGATGCACCGCCGCTACGAGTCGATGACCGCCCGTAACGGCGAGATCGAAGCACTGGTGCAGCACACCGACGCCGGGCTGGGTGTACGGGCACTGGTCGGATCGAGCTGGGGCTTCTACGCCGTACCCGATCTGTCGGGGCCGGCCGCCCGGGCGGCCGGTGGCCGGGCCGCGAAGATCGCCGCGGCGAGCGCACAGGTGCCGGGTCCGCCGATCGATTTGGTGCCGACCGGCGCGGGTACCGCGAGCTGGGAAAGCATCTGCCTGGTCGATCCGCTGTCGGTGCCGCTGTCGGACAAGGGCGACCTGCTGGTCGGCGCCACCCGCACGATGTGCGAGCACGGCGCGGACATCGCCGAGGGGCTGTATCAGATCTGGGACACCAGCAAGTGGCTGGTGTCGAGTGCCGGACACCGGATCGACCAGCGGATCCGGGAGTGCGGGGCGGGGTTGTCCGCAACCGTGATCGGCGACGGAGAGACCCAACGGCGGTCCTATCCGAGTTATCGCGGCCAGTACGGCACCCGTGGCTGGGAGTTGGTCGACGAGCTGGACCTGCCGGCGCACGCGGCGCGGATCGCCGAGGAGGCGCGGGCCCTGCTCACCGCGCCGCCCTGCCCGGCCGGGGAGACCACGCTGATCCTCGGCAGCGAGCAGATGGCGCTGCAGATCCACGAATCGGTCGGACACGCGATCGAGCTCGACCGGATCCTGGGCTGGGAGGCCGCGTTCGCCGGCACCTCCTGGCTGGATCTGGCCCAGCTGGGCAGCCTGCGATACGGGTCCGAGCTGATGAACATCACGATCGATCCGACCATCCCGGGCGCGTTGGGCAGCTTCGGGTTCGACGACGAGGGATCGCCGGCGGTCAAGCGGGACGCGGTCCGCGAGGGACGCTGGGTGGGCGTGCTCGCCGGGCGGGACTCGGCCGCCGTCGCGGGCCTGGACTACGGCGGCAGCGTACGGGCGGACGGCTGGTCCCGGCTGCCGATGGTCCGGATGACCAACGTCGGTCTGGAGCCGGGGCCGCACTCCCTGGAGGAGATGATCGCCGCCACCGACAACGGGGTGTTGATGGACATCAACCGATCATGGTCGATCGACGACAAGCGGTTGAACTTCCAGTTCGGGTGCGAGATCGGTTGGGAGATCCGCGACGGCCGGTTGGGGCGGATGCTGCGCAACCCGACCTACACCGGGATCGGGCCGGTCTTCTGGCGCTCGATGGACATGCTCGCCGGCGACACCGTCGCCTGGGGCACCCCGAACTGCGGCAAGGGCCAGCCGGGTCAGGTCGGACACACCGGTCATCCGGCGGCCGCCGCGCGGTTCACCGGGGTACGAGTCGGAGTACGAGGTTGAGCACCAACGGAGAATCGGCCATGACAGCACAGGCGAGGGCCGGGACGGCACAGGCGGCGGCCGGGACGGTACGGGCGGCGGCGGAGACCGAGCTCGCCGGGCGGGTGGTGGAGCTGGTCCGCCGGGCGGCCGGGGCGGCCGTCGAGGCGGAGGCGTTCGTCGATCATCGCGCGCTGGCGTTGACCCGGTTCG
The sequence above is a segment of the Solwaraspora sp. WMMD406 genome. Coding sequences within it:
- a CDS encoding EAL domain-containing protein — protein: MIVLSAGVFAAPAWHPFIWPALGVLGGVGIVFGIRRYRPKRVLAWWCLAAAVVTLAAGDTAYAVFPDSIFTELCYLVVFVLAAVGLFSLTRGARVIGDRARLLDVLTFLCTAALLAWIFLVGPYITAPGLSQAQRSLLAAYALGDLLILAVMIRLFATNPRTPALLLLITGAAGMLVSDVLYGLITLGAQWQPGGPIESGWLLLYASWGAAGLHPSMADLSEPLDVEQSKVSRPWAVLLILATMIAPAILLVEAMTGRVRDGAMLAITSAVVFALVLSRFGDVLAAHRQTVRREQGLRDACAALVSAADVGEVDRAVRAGVARIMPEGVEHRIVLVLNRSGGVPALASSIWGPAVPATASGTLTPSTIAVRRTRLLRRPALAPVLARQLGAFPFALLCPLVLPERRPAGPPVDDARVNGRRPAGGLIAGRGVSDGLSAGRGTLPDAGSGAVGRWPGPAAGAGAGSGVPGAGPRAGVLLVSAETAVLGVLRDAIEVLAGQAAMALERVRLGDEINRRDAEAYFRTLVQHSSDVILIVDDGDRIGYASPAIETVLGRTAPAGTTVADLVDPDDWERVAEGLGLVRSSGEPRDWEDWRLRHADGGVVQVEVRCRDLRTDRTVRGLVITLRDVTERRRLERELTHRAFHDSLTGLANRVLFHDRVQQAVVRAQRGSHDVGVLFIDLDDFKVVNDTMGHAAGDELLIAVANRLAVTLGSADAVARLGGDEFAALIDDAADPTVVERIAERVVAAFAEPFRLADRVVGGAVTVGVATTVDATGTEELLRHADLALYVAKRAGKGRWRRYQPALHVSLVRRMELRAALERAVPETDFAIEYQPIVDLATGDAVGLEALLRWRHPTLGLLQPVQFIELAEETGLIEPIGDWVLGRAIAAATRWPACPSSGRVPYVSVNVSARQFRGTGFIGKVQRELAAARLDPSLVMLELTESLLLGSDDHIWADLARLRELGVRMAIDDFGTGFSALGYLRQLPIDVLKIDRSFTAEIADSRRQRSLVDGIIRLAHTLDLDVVAEGIETVVDRNLLGDLGCGFGQGFLFSHPLGDTDVVPWLGGHQPVVSPSHH
- a CDS encoding GNAT family N-acetyltransferase; amino-acid sequence: MLRPQDVGRRVVVRKIIGVGAGRPRYTDHLGLLAEMTETELTVLTRHGPRQVPLTEVHRSKIVPASASTSARQAASRDAARVTRLELVANEAWPAPEQHRLGDWLLRAADGWTGRANSALPLGDPGRPLPAAIDAVRTWYAERGLPPQFNVPLPAAAPVAEELARGGGWRTRPLVLVQTAPLAELVARATERPDLPAVRLDPRPSAGWLALATASKSPTRPDAATPAAAGPAGTTSTGTTGGTGATGDSVTLPAAARHLLTTGNSVRFAHLADGDDLLAIARASLSADGHWCAVLLVEVVPSARRRGLATHLLRAIAHWAGHEMGARTAFLQVEQRNPATELYRRLGFTTHHAYLPWQAVSDGPLDAAC
- the fdxA gene encoding ferredoxin, whose amino-acid sequence is MTYIIAEPCVDVLDKACIEECPVDCIYEGNRMLYIHPDECVDCGACEPVCPVEAIFYEDDVPEQWKDYTTANYEFFEDLGSPGGASKIGKVEKDTPFVAAQPPRGDAH
- the dapC gene encoding succinyldiaminopimelate transaminase, giving the protein MAVGPVGEADRSRRRARSADLPDFPWDLLEPAKTLAARHPDGIVDLSVGTPVDPVPATVQEALRASSDTPGYPMTAGSPQLRAAVRDWCVCWCDAPTDGLGVLPTIGSKELVAGLPALLGLGSGDAVVIPQVCYPTYEVGARLAGADVVRTDSLTAIGPTSRVRLVWVNSPSNPTGQVLPVAHLRKVVAWARERGAVVASDECYHCLGWEEQPVSILSDQVNGGDLSGLIAVHSLSKRSNLAGYRAGFVAGDERIVRELLAIRKHAGLIVPAPVQAAMIAALGDEDHVRDQRARYAARRDRLRAALTGAGFTVTHSAAGLYLWTGRDEDCWSTVDWFASRGILVAPGSFYGPAGQHQVRVALTASDERVAAAVARLG
- a CDS encoding SIMPL domain-containing protein is translated as MADDSVSRGDQSVSGDRSVSSDRPGGRAQVAPVLAVRGETTREVPPELARFSVTVTARGKDRPGTLARLAERGDAVRSLIDGYGPAIERRETGSLLVRPELKRSSERVSAYHASVGTTVTVVDFTVLGELMLRLADQDQTRISGPWWALRPDSPALAQARRAAIDEAISRAREYALALGAEVTGLIELADHGMSAPQPMMLRGAARGFGAMEMAPGEVPEIDLDPQVQTVHAVVEARFAISPPTVLDGTR